Proteins co-encoded in one Papaver somniferum cultivar HN1 chromosome 5, ASM357369v1, whole genome shotgun sequence genomic window:
- the LOC113279785 gene encoding uncharacterized acetyltransferase At3g50280-like, whose amino-acid sequence MSKLKTQANNECRTNKISAFQSLSALVWRSLARARCLLEDEETSCTICIDDRWRLDPSMSRDNFGCYMNTLVVKTKVRELLHNNLGASALALHDAVAGHTDESIRRWFNDWKKTPKISLLGPQYDQCTMLVGGSPRFDAYGCDFGWGKPMAVRSGWTFKFSGNVWAYPGRDSNGSVDLEICLSPTTMSALECDEEFMNAVTIKDAF is encoded by the coding sequence ATGTCAAAACTAAAAACCCAAGCAAACAACGAGTGTCGAACAAATAAGATATCAGCCTTCCAATCCTTGTCTGCCCTTGTTTGGAGATCACTAGCTCGAGCACGTTGTTTactagaagatgaagaaacatcttGTACGATATGCATCGATGACAGGTGGAGATTGGATCCTTCAATGTCCAGAGACAACTTCGGATGTTACATGAACACGCTAGTTGTTAAAACGAAGGTAAGGGAGCTACTTCACAATAACCTTGGTGCATCTGCTTTGGCTCTGCATGATGCTGTAGCTGGACACACTGACGAAAGCATTCGGAGGTGGTTTAATGATTGGAAGAAAACCCCCAAGATTTCTCTACTTGGACCGCAGTATGATCAGTGCACTATGCTCGTTGGAGGCTCACCAAGATTCGACGCTTATGGATGTGATTTTGGTTGGGGAAAGCCCATGGCCGTTCGTTCCGGGTGGACATTTAAGTTTAGTGGCAATGTGTGGGCATATCCAGGTCGTGACAGCAACGGAAGTGTGGATCTTGAGATCTGTCTTTCACCAACAACCATGTCCGCACTTGAATGTGACGAAGAATTTATGAACGCAGTTACAATCAAGGACGCATTTTAG
- the LOC113279786 gene encoding zinc finger BED domain-containing protein RICESLEEPER 3-like, producing the protein MVDPLDASTTVDCAPAPVSGEKEHKLRSDVWEYFDLIKYKNGSKKGVCKACKVGYKYDNQKGGTSSMKRHKCRERHSQDIGQMILSAKNGQLSSRVRKIDQMKFQDLISELLIARNVPLALVEWKEFRDICAYLNEDAKPISRNTGKADIIKKHNAQKESRLVAKKILFNKGKYFHVRCCDHILALIVKDGLVKIDPVVLKLRKSVKSLKKSQVRKQKFLDIVDTLGMSAVRRGIRQDVKTRWHSTYLMLDSCLVYRSVFAHLKEVDSDYKDFPTDEEWDQIEVVTKFLKTFYDLTTLFSGSKYPTSNLYFEGVCQVQVLLKNESTNEIEFIRDMVKEMQEKFNSYWENLSPILAMTLVLDPRLKLKYLNFAYSKLYPDVRQLESKVADVREDMKKLYNEYYTLLRASGSGTQNFGIQTGANSAHQGSEWIHVILKLTYVSTCGLEYAAAQESGGDLQSDLSELDQYLSEKYGFVNQPLDILMYWKAQEQ; encoded by the exons atggtAGATCCTTTGGATGCCTCTACAACTGTTGATTGTGCACCTGCACCAGTTTCAGGTGAAAAGGAACATAAACTTAGATCTGATGTTTGGGAATATTTTGATCTCATTAAATATAAAAATGGATCAAAGAAGGGAGTGTGCAAGGCTTGTAAAGTGGGATATAAATATGATAACCAGAAAGGTGGAACCTCATCTATGAAAAGGCATAAGTGCCGTGAGCGTCATTCTCAGGACATAGGGCAAATGATTTTATCTGCAAAGAATGGCCAGTTGTCTTCCCGCGTACGCAAAATTGATCAGATGAAGTTTCAGGATCTTATTTCAGAATTACTCATTGCAAGAAATGTCCCATTGGCTTTGGTGGAGTGGAAAGAATTTAGGGACATATGTGCTTATCTAAATGAGGATGCTAAaccaatatcaaggaatactgggaAAGCCGATATTATCAAAAAACATAATGcacaaaaagaa agtagacttgttgcaaagaagatcCTGTTTAACAAGGGAAAATACTTTCATGTGCGTTGTTGTGATCACATCTTAGCTCTTATTGTAAAAgatggacttgtgaagattgatccaGTTGTGCTTAAGTTAAGAAAGTCAGTGAAGTCGCTTAAAAAGtcccaagtaagaaaacaaaagttcttggaCATTGTTGATACTTTAGGAATGTCTGCAGTAAGAAGGGGTATTCGTCAAGATGTTAAGACAAG ATGGCATTCAACTTATCTTATGTTAGACAGTTGTCTTGTGTATAGAAGTGTTTTCGCTCACTTGAAGGAGGTGGATTCAGACTATAAAGACTTCCCAACTGACGAAGAATGGGATCAAATTGAAGTGGTCACAAAGTTTCTCAAGACGTTTTATGATCTCACAACTTTGttttctggtagtaagtatcctacCTCCAATCTATATTTTGAAGGAGTTTGTCAAGTTCAGGTGTTATTAAAAAACGAAAGCACAAATGAAATTGAATTCATTAGGGACATGGTGAAAGAGATGCAAGAAAAGTTTAACAGTTATTGGGAGAACTTAAGTCCTATATTGGCTATGACacttgtgttagatcctagattgAAACTGAAGTATCTTAACTTTGCTTATTCCAAGTTGTATCCTGATGTAAGACAATTAGAAAGTAAAGTTGCTGATGTGCGTGAAGATATGAAAAAACTTTATAATGAGTATTACACCTTGTTAAGAGCTTCTGGTAGTGGAACTCAGAATTTTGGTATTCAAACTGGTGCGAATTCTGCCCATCAAGGAAGTGAGTGGATCCATGTAATTTTAAAGCTTACTTATGTCAGTACATGTGGTCTT GAATATGCTGCAGCACAGGAAAGTGGTGGTGATCTGCAATCTGACTTGTCAGAGTTGGATCAATATCTTAGCGAGAAATATGGATTTGTTAATCAACCGCTCGATATCCTAATGTATTGGAAAGCCCAGGAACAATGA
- the LOC113283044 gene encoding protein Dr1 homolog translates to MEPMDIVGKNKEDVTLPKATMFKIIKEMLPQDVRVARDAQDLLVECCVEFINLISSESNEVCNREEKRTIAPEHVLKALEVLGFGEYIEEVYSAYEQHKLETLDSPKGKWSSAAEMTEEEALAEQQRMFAEARARMNGGVSLPKQSDSES, encoded by the exons ATGGAACCCATGGACATAGTCGGGAAGAACAAGGAAGATGTTACCTTAcctaaag CAACCATGTTTAAGATTATTAAGGAGATGCTACCTCAAGATGTTCGTGTTGCAAGGGATGCTCAAGATCTTCTTGTGGAGTGTTGCGTAG agttcaTCAACCTCATCTCTTCGGAATCCAATGAAGTGTGCAATCGGGAGGAGAAAAGAACAATTGCACCTGAGCATGTCCTGAAGGCACTCGAG GTATTAGGGTTTGGGGAATACATTGAAGAGGTCTACTCTGCATATGAGCAACATAAGCTTGAGACTCTG GATTCCCCAAAAGGAAAATGGAGCAGTGCTGCTGAGATGACTGAAGAAGAAGCCTTAGCCGAACAGCAGAGGATGTTTGCAGAAGCGCGTGCTCGAATGAATGGTGGGGTTAGCCTCCCAAAGCAATCAGATTCAGAAAGCTAA
- the LOC113283043 gene encoding probable LRR receptor-like serine/threonine-protein kinase At5g48740 — protein MNSMMGYFWASFWFNFLLILHRFSDVSVADQDGFLSLYCGRTSGFTDSSNISWVPDNAYVTTTNTTNLNFMDVSSSSWIPLRFFPNSNDVRACYKLPMQNMSQSDQVLVRPQFYYKNYDGLQKPPVFWVSIGRANVATVNLSSSDPWIEEFIWPVTKDTLSFCLHALPGGGFPVISRLEIRPLPQGAYKIGMTDSLNKSLRKKYRVNCGQNNGSIRYPFDSYDRVWDVDQNFSPSHLSTEYNTQLLINTSGIMENPPVAILQTARVLARKNDLTYDFSLDTLGDYYIVLYFAGILPVSSVFNILINGEVMSTNFTVKNSEASVIFFVKSGIKTLNITLQNVSFYPQVSAIEVYELVDIPLESSSTTVSALQVIQQSTGLDLGWEDDPCSPTPWKHIQCEGSVVRSLMLSDISLRTIGPMFGDLLDLTTLDLHNTSLTGEIQNLGSLQELENLNLSFNQLTSFGSDFSSLTSLLTLDLKNNTLQGTVPDSVGNLKYLQLLNLENNKLQGPLPQSVNRATLDLRTTGNLCLSFSHSTCNGLLDNNSLETPLVTIVSNKKRKAIHDRRAIIIGCVVGVLCALFFILLIGYLFWRKKKESGITSTSLPKLDMRNWNAARVLSYKEIKTATRNFKEIIGRGSFGSVYHGKLSDGKLVAVKVRLDRSQLSLDSFVNEVYLLSQVRHQNLVSLEGFCYESKQQILVYEYLSGGSLADNLYGQNHKKVALSWVRRLKIAVDAAKGLDYLHNGSDPRIIHRDIKCSNILLDSEMNAKVCDFGLSKQVSMADASHVTTVVKGTVGYIDPEYYSTQQLNEKSDVYSFGVVLLELICGREPLTHAGSPDTYNLVLWAKPYLQAGAFEIVDERIKGSYDLESMRKTASVASRAVERDASQRPTMAQVLAILKEAYSIQLSYIS, from the exons ATGAATTCTATGATGGGTTACTTCTGGGCTTCTTTCTGGTTTAATTTCCTtctgattcttcacagattttcTGACGTCTCAGTTGCTGATCAGGATG GTTTTTTGAGTTTGTATTGTGGCCGAACATCGGGTTTCACTGATTCTTCAAACATCTCATGGGTTCCAGACAATGCATATGTGACTACAACCAACACAACTAACTTGAATTTCATGGATGTTAGTTCATCATCATGGATTCCGTTACGGTTCTTTCCGAATTCTAATGATGTTCGTGCGTGTTATAAATTGCCAATGCAAAATATGTCCCAGTCTGACCAGGTTCTTGTTAGACCTCAATTCTACTACAAGAATTATGATGGATTACAGAAGCCTCCAGTGTTCTGGGTGTCTATTGGGAGGGCTAACGTTGCAACTGTGAACCTGAGTAGTTCAGATCCATGGATTGAAGAGTTTATATGGCCTGTTACCAAAGACACACTCTCGTTTTGCTTGCACGCGCTGCCTGGTGGTGGTTTTCCTGTCATTTCTAGGCTTGAAATTCGTCCACTTCCTCAAGGAGCTTACAAAATTGGCATGACTGATTCTCTGAATAAGTCACTAAGGAAGAAGTACAGGGTAAATTGTGGTCAAAACAATGGATCAATAAG GTATCCTTTTGATTCTTACGACCGTGTATGGGATGTCGATCAAAACTTTTCTCCTTCTCATTTGTCAACTGAGTACAACACTCAACTTCTCATTAATACATCTGGCATTATGGAGAACCCACCTGTTGCCATTCTTCAGACAGCGAGAGTACTTGCAAGGAAGAACGACTTGACTTATGACTTCTCCCTTGATACGTTGGGAGACTATTACATTGTTCTTTATTTTGCTGGAATTTTGCCCGTCTCCTCGGTGTTTAATATTTTAATCAATGGAGAAGTTATGAGTACTAACTTCACTGTGAAGAATTCGGAAGCTAGTGTCATCTTCTTTGTAAAGAGTGGAATCAAAACCTTGAATATCACTTTGCAAAATGTTAGCTTCTATCCACAAGTGAGCGCCATTGAGGTCTATGAGCTCGTTGACATCCCTTTGGAGTCTTCTTCAACCACAG TCTCAGCACTGCAAGTTATTCAGCAGTCCACTGGATTGGATTTGGGATGGGAGGATGATCCATGCTCTCCAACGCCATGGAAGCATATCCAATGTGAAGGAAGTGTAGTTCGTTCACT gaTGCTTTCTGACATTAGTTTGAGAACGATCGGCCCTATGTTTGGTGACTTGCTAGATCTTACAACACT GGATTTGCACAATACATCACTTACTGGGGAGATACAAAACTTGGGCAGCTTGCAGGAACTTGAGAACTT GAACTTAAGTTTTAATCAGCTCACCTCCTTCGGTTCTGACTTCAGCAGCTTGACTAGCCTGCTAACTCT GGACTTAAAGAACAATACTCTACAAGGAACAGTTCCAGATAGCGTGGGAAACTTAAAGTACCTACAATTATT AAACTTGGAAAATAATAAGCTTCAAGGCCCCCTCCCGCAGTCAGTAAACCGGGCAACATTGGACCTTAG GACAACTGGGAATTTGTGTCTTTCCTTCTCCCATTCAACATGCAACGGTCTTTTAGATAATAATTCACTGGAGACACCTCTGGTTACAATAGTCAGCAATAAGAAGCGGAAGGCCATCCATGATCGGAGAGCTATTATAATTGGTTGTGTTGTGGGAGTCTTATGTGCCCTCTTCTTCATATTACTTATTGGCTACTTGTTCTGGAGGAAGAAAAAGGAATCTGGAATCACTTCGACATCAC TACCAAAACTGGATATGCGGAATTGGAACGCAGCTAGAGTTTTGTCTTACAAAGAGATTAAGACAGCTACAAGAAACTTTAAGGAGATTATAGGTCGTGGTAGTTTTGGTTCTGTCTACCATGGAAAACTTTCAGATGGCAAATTAGTAGCTGTAAAAGTGAGGCTTGATCGAAGCCAACTTAGCTTGGATTCCTTTGTCAATGAG GTGTATCTTCTGTCGCAAGTTCGCCATCAGAACCTTGTGTCCTTGGAAGGATTTTGTTATGAATCAAAACAACAAATTTTGGTGTATGAGTATTTATCTGGTGGATCACTAGCTGACAATCTTTATG GTCAAAATCACAAAAAAGTTGCACTAAGCTGGGTTCGTCGACTGAAAATTGCTGTTGATGCTGCAAAAG gtttggattatttacaTAATGGAAGCGATCCACGAATCATACACCGTGATATTAAGTGCAGCAATATCCTTTTGGATTCGGAGATGAATGCCAAGGTCTGTGACTTTGGTCTTTCTAAACAAGTGTCAATGGCAGATGCAAGTCATGTGACCACTGTGGTAAAGGGCACTGTTGGTTATATCGATCCCGA ATACTACTCAACTCAGCAGTTAAATGAGAAAAGTGATGTGTATAGCTTTGGTGTTGTGCTCTTGGAGCTCATTTGTGGGCGAGAACCCTTGACTCATGCTGGCTCTCCAGATACCTACAACTTGGTGCTATGG GCGAAACCTTATTTGCAGGCTGGTGCTTTTGAGATAGTTgatgagagaataaaaggaaGTTATGACTTGGAGAGCATGAGAAAGACCGCCTCTGTTGCTTCAAGGGCTGTAGAGAGAGATGCATCACAAAGACCAACAATGGCTCAAGTTTTAGCAATACTTAAAGAGGCTTACAGTATTCAGCTTTCCTACATATCATAG
- the LOC113279784 gene encoding serine decarboxylase 1-like gives MVGSVGVPGAKFEVSVPYDEFDWTSASLREDFAAVVLAENVTGKEIVDTIFPHAVTEPDEDGENTSEREAYMANVLAIYESCMTERTKHHLGFPFNLDFDYGVLSRLQNFYINNCGDPFIESSYAVHSRKFEVGVLEWFARLWEIENHEYWGYITNGGTEGNFHGILLGREAFPNGILYASEDSHYSVFKAARMYRMKCVKVNTLISGEIDYADFKAKLLHNKNNPAVVNVNIGTTVKGGVDNLDLVIETLKTIGFSEDRFYIHCDGALFGLMMPFVKHAPKISFKKPIGSISVSGHKFVGCPMPCGVQITRLDHINALSRNVEYIGSRDATITGGRSGHAPIYLWYALNHKGYCGIQKEVQLCLTNAQYLKDRLRAEGIGAMLNEFSNIVVFERPQNEDLIHKWQLACQGNIAHIVVMPNVTIEKLDDFLNDLIQKRSTWSGKGKVQPICISIDVGKENCACQRHSCDGL, from the exons ATGGTTGGAAGTGTTGGGGTGCCTGGAGCTAAATTTGAAGTATCTGTACCGTATGACGAATTTGATTGGACAAGTGCATCTTTACGGGAGGATTTTGCTGCAGTTGTTTTGGCTGAAAATGTAACAGGGAAAGAAATCGTTGATACAATCTTTCCCCATGCCGTTACTGAGCCTGACGAGGATGGAGAAAACACTTCGGAAAGAGAAGCGTATATGGCTAATGTACTTGCTATATACGAAAGCTGTATGACTGAAAGGACCAAACATCACTTAG GTTTCCCTTTCAATCTGGACTTCGATTATGGTGTTCTTTCGAGGCTGCAAAATTTCTACATCAACAACTGTGGTGATCCCTTTATTGAGAGCAGCTATGCTGTTCATTCCAGGAAGTTCGAAGTGGGTGTGTTAGAGTGGTTTGCTCGACTCTGGGAAATAGAAAATCATGAATATTGGGGATACATTACAAACGGTGGTACAGAAGGAAATTTTCACGGTATTCTTTTAGG GAGGGAAGCTTTTCCTAATGGAATTTTATATGCCTCAGAAGATTCACATTATTCTGTTTTTAAAGCGGCGCGAATGTACAGAATGAAGTGTGTCAAAGTTAACACTCTGATCTCTGGGGAAATAGATTATGCAGATTTCAAAGCCAAACTACTGCATAACAAGAACAACCCAGCTGTAGTTAACGTCAATATAG GAACCACTGTTAAAGGAGGTGTTGACAATCTCGATCTTGTAATAGAAACCCTTAAAACAATTGGTTTCTCCGAAGACAGGTTCTACATTCATTGTGATGGGGCTCTATTTGGCTTGATGATGCCGTTTGTTAAACAT GCTCCAAAAATCTCATTTAAGAAGCCAATTGGGAGTATTAGTGTTTCCGGCCACAAGTTCGTTGGATGTCCAATGCCTTGTGGTGTTCAgataacaagattagatcacatcaATGCTCTCTCAAGGAATGTTGAGTACATAGGTTCCCGAGATGCCACAATCACGGGTGGTCGCAGTGGTCATGCACCAATTTACCTCTGGTATGCACTGAACCATAAAGGCTATTGTGGGATTCAAAAAGAAGTCCAACTTTGCCTCACGAATGCCCAGTATTTGAAAGACCGTCTACGTGCTGAAGGGATAGGTGCCATGCTGAATGAATTTAGCAATATTGTTGTCTTTGAAAGGCCACAAAATGAAGATCTTATTCACAAGTGGCAACTCGCTTGTCAGGGAAATATTGCTCATATTGTTGTTATGCCAAATGTCACCATCGAGAAATTGGATGATTTCTTAAACGATCTGATTCAGAAACGTTCGACGTGGTCAGGGAAGGGAAAGGTTCAACCTATTTGTATTTCCATCGATGTTGGGAAGGAAAATTGTGCTTGTCAGCGACACAGCTGTGATGGTCTCTAA